One window from the genome of Bdellovibrio sp. NC01 encodes:
- a CDS encoding photosynthetic reaction center cytochrome c subunit family protein: MQRTLKAFLLCGSLLFTASLGEAESVSKFVTKEEKIREQMVTISRELGVTCTECHNVQNFASAEKKSFKVGLEHMKLTQMLKDNGFDGKKGPESTCYMCHRGKLHPDFKEPASNKAH; encoded by the coding sequence ATGCAGCGCACTTTAAAAGCATTTCTCCTCTGTGGAAGCCTTCTATTCACTGCCTCTTTAGGCGAAGCGGAATCCGTTTCCAAATTCGTTACAAAAGAAGAAAAGATCCGCGAACAAATGGTCACGATTTCGCGCGAGTTAGGCGTTACATGCACGGAATGTCATAACGTGCAAAACTTTGCGAGTGCTGAAAAAAAGAGCTTTAAGGTTGGACTCGAGCACATGAAGCTAACTCAAATGCTGAAAGATAACGGCTTTGATGGCAAAAAAGGTCCAGAGTCGACGTGCTACATGTGCCATCGCGGCAAGCTTCACCCCGACTTCAAAGAACCGGCTTCAAATAAAGCGCATTAA